A section of the Pseudovibrio sp. M1P-2-3 genome encodes:
- a CDS encoding YybH family protein has product MTDENDVELALAELFDRYADGYDDYDVNGILSCFTYPIVVWQLGDGHVFADRDELIENLEALLEAHRENGVVQSVYEFVSSHVSGSTAYVTLDWQQEDEDGETVFDFTCHYVLMLFDNEWKVISIINEPS; this is encoded by the coding sequence ATGACAGATGAAAACGATGTTGAGTTGGCATTAGCTGAACTCTTCGATCGATATGCCGACGGGTATGATGACTATGACGTAAACGGTATTCTCTCCTGCTTCACATACCCGATTGTGGTGTGGCAGCTGGGCGATGGTCATGTCTTTGCAGATCGTGACGAACTTATTGAGAACCTTGAAGCTCTGCTAGAGGCACATAGAGAAAACGGGGTTGTTCAATCTGTTTACGAGTTTGTGTCCAGCCATGTTTCTGGATCAACGGCATATGTGACTCTGGATTGGCAACAGGAAGACGAAGACGGTGAGACTGTCTTTGACTTTACATGCCATTACGTCCTTATGCTGTTTGATAATGAGTGGAAAGTCATCTCCATAATCAATGAGCCGAGTTAA
- a CDS encoding TIGR02186 family protein, protein MIRYANQFLGVIIWLFCAAGLGNSSLAEELISALSSNEVSITSNFTGTKILVFGEINRDATAVSRAGGYDLVVVVEGPPERVTTWRKERILGVWINSNSRVYPNVPSFYAVHSSAPLEEVSWEITLRQLRTGLSHLPVSPPGLHFASSEDRIAFEDAFIRKRVEDGLYSERSDAIEFLSPSLFATTIPLPANISTGTFSITTYLYSGEVLLASQRKKLVVKKTGFEQYTYSLAQKHSAVYGIIAVLLALSTGWLAGVIFRRN, encoded by the coding sequence ATGATCCGATACGCTAACCAGTTCCTCGGAGTTATCATCTGGCTTTTTTGTGCAGCAGGTCTGGGAAATTCAAGTCTGGCAGAAGAGCTTATATCGGCTCTTTCTTCCAATGAAGTGAGCATCACTTCGAACTTCACTGGAACCAAAATTCTGGTTTTCGGGGAGATCAACCGGGACGCGACTGCGGTTTCACGTGCTGGGGGATATGACCTTGTTGTGGTGGTAGAAGGCCCACCGGAGCGGGTAACCACTTGGCGCAAAGAGAGAATCTTGGGGGTCTGGATTAACTCCAACTCTAGGGTCTATCCCAATGTTCCGAGTTTTTATGCTGTACACTCATCTGCCCCTTTGGAAGAGGTTTCCTGGGAGATTACCTTAAGGCAGCTTCGAACAGGGCTTTCCCATTTGCCGGTAAGCCCGCCAGGGCTCCATTTTGCAAGCTCTGAGGACCGTATCGCCTTTGAAGATGCATTTATCAGAAAACGGGTAGAAGACGGGCTGTACTCTGAGAGGTCGGATGCAATTGAGTTTTTGAGTCCCTCTTTGTTTGCAACAACAATTCCATTGCCCGCCAATATTTCAACAGGAACCTTTTCGATTACTACCTATCTTTATTCGGGAGAGGTCCTTCTTGCCTCACAACGAAAGAAGCTGGTGGTAAAGAAAACAGGTTTTGAACAGTACACGTATTCTTTGGCTCAAAAACACTCTGCGGTTTATGGGATAATTGCTGTGCTTCTTGCCCTTTCAACAGGGTGGCTGGCCGGTGTTATTTTCCGTAGAAATTAG
- a CDS encoding 2-hydroxychromene-2-carboxylate isomerase, giving the protein MRTKIDYYFSAISPWAYLGHCEFLTIAAKYNAPVHFRPLNLGGVFKNSGGLPLNERHKKRQDYRFVELQRWRLKRGIPLNLQPAHFPTSPELADLCAVALQEQHGSVAEFMYYVFRSIWVNELDIAQEDVLSDVLETIGEVPEEILSIAKSDRIKEIYRQNGELALEQGVIGSPCYVLKGEVFWGQDRLEFLEEALQVDREGITPI; this is encoded by the coding sequence ATGAGAACGAAAATAGACTACTATTTCAGCGCAATATCACCTTGGGCCTACCTTGGGCACTGTGAATTCTTGACAATAGCCGCCAAATACAATGCTCCGGTTCATTTTCGACCATTAAATTTGGGGGGAGTTTTTAAGAATTCCGGTGGGCTACCCCTAAATGAGCGACACAAGAAACGGCAGGATTATCGTTTTGTGGAATTACAGCGGTGGCGTTTAAAGCGCGGTATTCCATTGAACTTGCAACCAGCACATTTTCCAACCAGCCCTGAGCTGGCAGATTTGTGTGCGGTTGCGTTGCAGGAGCAGCATGGTTCTGTGGCTGAGTTCATGTACTATGTCTTTAGAAGTATCTGGGTTAATGAGTTGGATATTGCGCAGGAAGATGTTTTGAGCGATGTGCTTGAGACTATCGGGGAAGTGCCGGAAGAGATTTTGAGTATAGCAAAATCTGATAGGATAAAAGAGATTTACCGGCAGAACGGCGAGCTCGCTTTGGAGCAGGGTGTTATCGGATCTCCGTGCTATGTTTTAAAAGGAGAAGTTTTTTGGGGGCAAGATCGCTTGGAGTTTCTTGAAGAAGCGCTGCAGGTGGACCGTGAAGGCATTACCCCAATTTAA
- a CDS encoding sulfite exporter TauE/SafE family protein, with protein MQIYLPIAEIPINMFMIFGMGGAVGFLSGLFGIGGGFLLTPLLIFTGIPPAVSVATVTTQIVASSSSGVLVYWRQNAIDFKLAFVLLCSGIIGSVLGVWLFGVLKQLGQLDLVISLSYVTFLGTIGSLMLVESVRAVTRRNSGQVQGRRRPGHHNWIHGLPFKMRFRRSKLYVSVIPIFVIGGSIGFLGSVLGIGGGFMMVPALIYLLRVPTSVVIGTSLLQILVTMSAATILHSISTQTVDIVLALTLMVGGVIGAQFGAQVGQGMRGEHLRLLLAVLVLSVGVRFAYNIIVEPADPYSVVVSEVDNS; from the coding sequence TTGCAGATTTACTTACCTATTGCCGAAATACCGATCAACATGTTCATGATATTTGGCATGGGTGGAGCAGTGGGTTTTCTATCAGGCCTTTTCGGAATTGGGGGAGGGTTTCTTCTAACCCCTCTTTTGATTTTTACCGGAATACCGCCCGCAGTATCCGTTGCAACCGTCACAACGCAGATTGTTGCCTCCTCTTCCTCAGGAGTTCTGGTCTACTGGCGACAAAATGCCATTGATTTCAAACTGGCCTTTGTTTTGTTGTGCTCGGGGATTATCGGCTCAGTACTTGGCGTCTGGCTTTTTGGTGTCCTCAAACAGCTTGGCCAACTGGATCTGGTGATATCGCTTTCCTATGTCACCTTTTTGGGCACCATCGGCAGCTTGATGCTGGTCGAATCCGTGCGCGCTGTGACGCGCCGCAACAGTGGTCAGGTGCAGGGCCGAAGGCGTCCGGGGCATCATAACTGGATACACGGCCTTCCGTTTAAGATGCGCTTTCGGCGCTCTAAGCTCTATGTAAGTGTCATTCCGATCTTCGTTATCGGCGGCTCCATTGGATTCCTTGGTTCTGTGCTTGGTATCGGCGGCGGATTTATGATGGTGCCCGCACTTATCTATCTGCTCAGAGTACCAACAAGTGTTGTGATCGGCACCTCTTTGCTGCAAATTCTTGTCACGATGTCCGCAGCAACAATTTTGCATTCGATCAGCACACAAACGGTTGATATTGTTCTGGCATTAACCTTGATGGTTGGTGGTGTTATTGGCGCGCAATTTGGGGCGCAGGTCGGGCAAGGAATGCGCGGCGAACACCTTCGCCTGCTATTGGCGGTTCTGGTTTTATCTGTCGGGGTGCGTTTTGCCTACAACATTATTGTGGAGCCGGCAGATCCGTATTCAGTGGTGGTGTCGGAGGTCGATAATTCATGA